One genomic region from Oncorhynchus gorbuscha isolate QuinsamMale2020 ecotype Even-year linkage group LG13, OgorEven_v1.0, whole genome shotgun sequence encodes:
- the LOC123993397 gene encoding calphotin-like isoform X2 produces MFLCRTVWQRCGHLARKSAYQLSRDVLPRRQMSSLPGGTGDNIIYALLCGGAFAGAVAYTYSTVTTDHARFTDRVADINARPKTEWVPKPWPPKSEEAVADGEEEAAAGEEPAAEEAVEAENVAELAEETEAVSEEPAVEAAVEEVAVVEAETVVEEVAEAVAEAAEVIAEVAEEVVEVAKEVEAAAEEVVIVAEAVEDAAEAIAVPAFPEEAVAVVEPESNVAPVVMAAASALAVTTVAEVVLEVKEAAPVEVPAAEEAAPVEAAPIEEAPIEAATAEIVEADAAPVEADAAPVEADAAPVEADAAPVEADAAPVEADAAPVEADAAPVEADAAPVEADAAPVEADAAPVEADAAPVEADAAPVVADAAPVVADAAPVVADAAPVEEDAAPVEEDAAPVEADAAPVEADAAPVEADAAPVEADAAPVEADAAPVEADAAPVEADAAPVVADAAPVVADAAPVEEDAAPVEEDAAPVVEETPAAKEYIVVVLDGAGKSDKRPKVLGIGPMTGRIIPDEDEAPAAEVTGQATAA; encoded by the exons tactGCCACGGCGACAGATGTCGTCGCTCCCCGGTGGTACTGGTGATAACATAATCTATGCCCTGCTGTGTGGTGGGGCCTTCGCTGGAGCTGTCGCCTAT ACGTACAGCACTGTGACCACAGATCATGCCAGATTCACCGACCGTGTAGCGGATATTAACGCTCGTCCCAAGACCGAGTGGGTTCCCAAACCATGGCCCCCCAAGA GTGAGGAAGCAGTAgctgatggagaggaggaggcggCGGCTGGAGAGGAGCCTGCAGCTGAAGAGGCTGTAGAGGCGGAAAACGTAGCAGAACTTGCTGAAGAGACCGAGGCAGTCTCTGAAGAACCTGCTGTGGAGGCAGCAGTAGAGGAAGTGGCTGTAGTAGAAGCAGAGACTGTGGTGGAGGAGGTCGCAGAGGCTGTCGCCGAGGCTGCTGAAGTCATCGCCGAGGTTGCTGAAGAGGTTGTTGAGGTGGCCAAGGAAGTAGAGGCGGCAGCAGAGGAAGTGGTCATAGTGGCTGAGGCCGTGGAGGATGCTGCAGAGGCCATTGCCGTGCCTGCCTTCCCAGAGGAAGCAGTTGCTGTGGTAGAGCCAGAGAGCAATG TGGCACCAGTCGTTATGGCTGCAGCCTCTGCTTTGGCGGTGACAACAGTCGCTGAAGTAGTTTTAGAAGTCAAGGAGGCTGCCCCTGTAGAGGTCCCAGCTGCAGAAGAAGCCGCTCCAGTCGAGGCCGCACCCATAGAAGAAGCTCCAATTGAGGCTGCCACAGCAGAGATTGTGGAGGCAGACGCTGCTCCTGTGGAGGCAGACGCTGCTCCTGTGGAGGCAGACGCTGCTCCTGTGGAGGCAGACGCTGCTCCTGTGGAGGCAGACGCTGCTCCTGTGGAGGCAGACGCTGCTCCTGTGGAGGCAGACGCTGCTCCTGTGGAGGCAGACGCGGCACCTGTGGAGGCAGACGCGGCACCTGTGGAGGCAGACGCGGCACCTGTGGAGGCAGACGCGGCACCTGTGGAGGCAGACGCGGCACCTGTGGTGGCAGACGCGGCACCTGTGGTGGCAGACGCGGCACCTGTGGTGGCAGACGCGGCACCTGTGGAGGAAGACGCGGCACCTGTGGAGGAAGACGCTGCTCCTGTGGAGGCAGACGCTGCTCCTGTGGAGGCAGACGCTGCTCCTGTGGAGGCAGACGCTGCTCCTGTGGAGGCAGACGCTGCTCCTGTGGAGGCAGACGCTGCTCCTGTGGAGGCAGACGCTGCTCCTGTGGAGGCAGACGCGGCACCTGTGGTGGCAGACGCGGCACCTGTGGTGGCAGACGCGGCACCTGTGGAGGAAGACGCGGCACCTGTGGAGGAAGACGCGGCACCTGTGGTGGAAGAGACGCCAGCTGCTAAGGAGTACATTGTCGTGGTGCTGGACGGAGCGGGCAAGTCAGACAAGAGGCCCAAAGTCCTGGGGATTGGCCCCATGACCGGCAGGATTATCCCAGACGAAGACGAGGCCCCTGCTGCTGAGGTAACAG GGCAAGCGACGGCTGCTTAG
- the LOC123993397 gene encoding calphotin-like isoform X1, with protein sequence MFLCRTVWQRCGHLARKSAYQLSRDVLPRRQMSSLPGGTGDNIIYALLCGGAFAGAVAYTYSTVTTDHARFTDRVADINARPKTEWVPKPWPPKSRDEEEEGEEAVADGEEEAAAGEEPAAEEAVEAENVAELAEETEAVSEEPAVEAAVEEVAVVEAETVVEEVAEAVAEAAEVIAEVAEEVVEVAKEVEAAAEEVVIVAEAVEDAAEAIAVPAFPEEAVAVVEPESNVAPVVMAAASALAVTTVAEVVLEVKEAAPVEVPAAEEAAPVEAAPIEEAPIEAATAEIVEADAAPVEADAAPVEADAAPVEADAAPVEADAAPVEADAAPVEADAAPVEADAAPVEADAAPVEADAAPVEADAAPVEADAAPVVADAAPVVADAAPVVADAAPVEEDAAPVEEDAAPVEADAAPVEADAAPVEADAAPVEADAAPVEADAAPVEADAAPVEADAAPVVADAAPVVADAAPVEEDAAPVEEDAAPVVEETPAAKEYIVVVLDGAGKSDKRPKVLGIGPMTGRIIPDEDEAPAAEVTGQATAA encoded by the exons tactGCCACGGCGACAGATGTCGTCGCTCCCCGGTGGTACTGGTGATAACATAATCTATGCCCTGCTGTGTGGTGGGGCCTTCGCTGGAGCTGTCGCCTAT ACGTACAGCACTGTGACCACAGATCATGCCAGATTCACCGACCGTGTAGCGGATATTAACGCTCGTCCCAAGACCGAGTGGGTTCCCAAACCATGGCCCCCCAAGA Gcagggatgaggaagaggagg GTGAGGAAGCAGTAgctgatggagaggaggaggcggCGGCTGGAGAGGAGCCTGCAGCTGAAGAGGCTGTAGAGGCGGAAAACGTAGCAGAACTTGCTGAAGAGACCGAGGCAGTCTCTGAAGAACCTGCTGTGGAGGCAGCAGTAGAGGAAGTGGCTGTAGTAGAAGCAGAGACTGTGGTGGAGGAGGTCGCAGAGGCTGTCGCCGAGGCTGCTGAAGTCATCGCCGAGGTTGCTGAAGAGGTTGTTGAGGTGGCCAAGGAAGTAGAGGCGGCAGCAGAGGAAGTGGTCATAGTGGCTGAGGCCGTGGAGGATGCTGCAGAGGCCATTGCCGTGCCTGCCTTCCCAGAGGAAGCAGTTGCTGTGGTAGAGCCAGAGAGCAATG TGGCACCAGTCGTTATGGCTGCAGCCTCTGCTTTGGCGGTGACAACAGTCGCTGAAGTAGTTTTAGAAGTCAAGGAGGCTGCCCCTGTAGAGGTCCCAGCTGCAGAAGAAGCCGCTCCAGTCGAGGCCGCACCCATAGAAGAAGCTCCAATTGAGGCTGCCACAGCAGAGATTGTGGAGGCAGACGCTGCTCCTGTGGAGGCAGACGCTGCTCCTGTGGAGGCAGACGCTGCTCCTGTGGAGGCAGACGCTGCTCCTGTGGAGGCAGACGCTGCTCCTGTGGAGGCAGACGCTGCTCCTGTGGAGGCAGACGCTGCTCCTGTGGAGGCAGACGCGGCACCTGTGGAGGCAGACGCGGCACCTGTGGAGGCAGACGCGGCACCTGTGGAGGCAGACGCGGCACCTGTGGAGGCAGACGCGGCACCTGTGGTGGCAGACGCGGCACCTGTGGTGGCAGACGCGGCACCTGTGGTGGCAGACGCGGCACCTGTGGAGGAAGACGCGGCACCTGTGGAGGAAGACGCTGCTCCTGTGGAGGCAGACGCTGCTCCTGTGGAGGCAGACGCTGCTCCTGTGGAGGCAGACGCTGCTCCTGTGGAGGCAGACGCTGCTCCTGTGGAGGCAGACGCTGCTCCTGTGGAGGCAGACGCTGCTCCTGTGGAGGCAGACGCGGCACCTGTGGTGGCAGACGCGGCACCTGTGGTGGCAGACGCGGCACCTGTGGAGGAAGACGCGGCACCTGTGGAGGAAGACGCGGCACCTGTGGTGGAAGAGACGCCAGCTGCTAAGGAGTACATTGTCGTGGTGCTGGACGGAGCGGGCAAGTCAGACAAGAGGCCCAAAGTCCTGGGGATTGGCCCCATGACCGGCAGGATTATCCCAGACGAAGACGAGGCCCCTGCTGCTGAGGTAACAG GGCAAGCGACGGCTGCTTAG